A single window of Fibrobacter sp. UWH6 DNA harbors:
- a CDS encoding ATP-binding protein, which translates to MEDKKNNRPMDMNPKFLLATSVAVGVFIAAAFFAYIVREAHVRQIEMYVAWEVKQKSELLNHHLDASRVKVQLMASELSRRLKSLPVTPAAVKEVAENSEDFFDYVDFLRLDGVLVSEDNQFDLYDEPLYREAISRKNNVFSILKSKRSLQALAGFVQPVTFKDSVVGYLVGSMGGRTKLRHLLDSSLSNRRAYEYILDSKLNVVSSLDEAEYGLPFRSVLTGNFADRNMDLFRKAALDDSIVEFTYGDENGAHVAGVYAIGDYGFYLVVRVPPEEISKVSIQVVVGALLIALIIVLIVFLVIYLMNRASRMIHTENRDHFQSVVGALAESYASVFEVNLDTGENQCIRIAPILVQKAGALFSGDAKYNQIMAVYANRMVIPEDKALFDQVLTLEKVKEAFANRSQFDFVFRTQGNGTTHYIQALFVRPSKIRPEFVMGFKNFDETMELERSKQKKQLEQRIALETALEKARSADKAKSKFLFNMSHDIRTPMNAVLGYDTLALQYLWELGLPPEQTEKLSRCLNNIQMSGKQLMGLINSVLNMARIESGEVFLEESPTVVAELTGEVAVTFEETAREKNIMLLVSRNMGHKYIFCDKVKVQQVILNVVSNAVKYTENAGTVRVNFREMPHEKEGWCYMVTTVEDNGVGISESFLPHIFEDFERERSATISGVVGSGLGLSIVKKYVDLMGGTIEVNSKVGEGTKVVVKTPHRVAESDSVGDGKNSPKYIANLQGKRILLVEDNKLNREIAEEMLKSFGVHVECSEDGMECLERLEREPSGSYDLILMDVQMPRMDGYETTRRIRQMSDPLKACIKIYAMTANAFAEDVQESVNAGMDGHISKPVDFTKFYNLLQKVFN; encoded by the coding sequence ATGGAAGACAAAAAGAACAACAGACCGATGGACATGAATCCCAAGTTTTTACTTGCGACTTCTGTTGCCGTTGGCGTTTTTATCGCTGCCGCTTTTTTTGCATACATTGTCCGTGAAGCTCATGTGAGACAGATTGAAATGTATGTCGCATGGGAAGTTAAGCAGAAATCGGAACTGCTGAATCATCATCTGGATGCATCCCGCGTAAAGGTTCAGTTGATGGCTTCGGAACTCTCTCGTCGGCTAAAGAGTTTGCCCGTTACGCCGGCTGCTGTTAAAGAGGTGGCGGAAAATAGTGAGGACTTTTTTGACTATGTGGACTTCCTTAGGCTCGATGGGGTCCTTGTAAGCGAAGACAATCAGTTCGATCTTTATGATGAACCCCTCTATAGGGAAGCCATTTCCAGAAAGAACAACGTCTTCTCCATTCTGAAGTCCAAGAGGAGTTTGCAGGCCCTAGCAGGATTTGTACAGCCCGTAACATTTAAGGATTCTGTTGTGGGCTATCTGGTGGGCTCCATGGGTGGCCGTACAAAATTACGCCATTTGCTTGATTCCTCCTTGAGTAACCGCCGTGCGTACGAATACATTCTGGATTCCAAGTTGAACGTGGTCTCTTCTCTGGATGAGGCGGAATATGGCCTCCCGTTCAGGTCTGTGCTGACTGGTAATTTTGCCGATCGCAATATGGACTTGTTCCGTAAGGCCGCCTTGGATGATTCCATTGTTGAGTTCACCTATGGCGACGAGAACGGTGCCCACGTAGCCGGTGTTTATGCCATTGGCGATTACGGATTTTACCTTGTGGTCCGGGTCCCTCCGGAAGAAATTTCAAAGGTTTCTATCCAGGTTGTGGTTGGCGCCCTTCTAATAGCCTTGATCATCGTCTTGATTGTTTTCCTGGTAATCTACTTGATGAACCGGGCCAGCCGCATGATCCATACAGAAAACAGGGACCACTTCCAGAGTGTGGTCGGCGCCTTGGCGGAATCGTACGCCAGTGTCTTCGAAGTGAATCTGGATACGGGTGAAAACCAGTGCATCCGTATTGCCCCCATTCTCGTTCAGAAGGCTGGCGCTCTCTTTAGCGGAGACGCCAAGTATAATCAGATCATGGCTGTGTACGCCAACCGTATGGTTATTCCCGAAGACAAGGCCTTGTTTGATCAGGTGTTGACCCTTGAAAAGGTGAAGGAGGCTTTTGCCAACAGGTCTCAGTTTGATTTCGTATTCCGTACCCAGGGGAACGGTACGACCCATTATATCCAGGCTCTTTTCGTAAGACCTTCCAAGATTCGTCCGGAATTTGTGATGGGCTTCAAGAACTTTGACGAAACCATGGAGTTGGAACGTTCAAAGCAGAAGAAACAACTGGAACAGCGAATCGCTCTGGAAACCGCCCTGGAAAAGGCTCGCTCTGCCGATAAGGCCAAGTCGAAGTTCCTGTTCAACATGAGTCATGACATCCGCACACCTATGAATGCGGTACTTGGCTATGATACGTTGGCCCTGCAGTATTTGTGGGAACTGGGTCTGCCTCCCGAACAGACTGAAAAACTTTCTCGCTGTCTGAATAATATCCAGATGTCCGGCAAGCAGCTGATGGGCTTGATTAACTCCGTGCTGAACATGGCTCGCATTGAATCGGGCGAAGTGTTTCTGGAAGAGTCTCCCACTGTGGTGGCCGAACTGACAGGCGAAGTTGCCGTGACCTTCGAAGAAACTGCTCGAGAAAAGAATATCATGCTTCTGGTGTCCAGAAACATGGGTCACAAGTATATTTTCTGCGACAAGGTTAAAGTCCAGCAGGTGATTCTGAATGTGGTCAGCAATGCGGTGAAGTATACCGAGAACGCTGGAACTGTCAGAGTGAACTTCCGCGAAATGCCTCACGAAAAGGAAGGCTGGTGCTATATGGTGACTACCGTTGAAGACAACGGTGTGGGTATATCGGAAAGTTTCCTGCCTCATATATTCGAAGATTTTGAACGCGAACGGTCTGCGACGATTAGCGGTGTCGTTGGTTCTGGCCTTGGCCTGAGTATCGTCAAGAAGTATGTGGACTTGATGGGTGGTACCATCGAGGTGAACAGCAAGGTTGGCGAAGGTACCAAGGTCGTGGTGAAAACTCCTCACCGTGTTGCAGAAAGCGATAGCGTGGGTGATGGTAAGAATTCGCCGAAGTACATTGCTAACCTTCAGGGCAAGCGAATCCTTCTTGTAGAAGACAACAAGTTGAATCGCGAGATTGCCGAAGAAATGCTGAAGAGTTTTGGCGTTCATGTGGAATGTTCCGAAGACGGCATGGAATGCCTTGAAAGGTTGGAACGTGAACCGTCTGGCAGCTACGACTTGATTTTGATGGACGTGCAGATGCCTCGCATGGACGGCTATGAGACGACCCGCAGAATTCGTCAAATGTCTGACCCGCTCAAGGCCTGCATCAAGATTTATGCAATGACTGCAAACGCCTTTGCCGAAGATGTCCAGGAATCGGTGAATGCCGGCATGGATGGGCATATTTCTAAGCCGGTTGACTTTACCAAGTTCTATAACCTTTTGCAGAAGGTGTTTAACTAG
- the hflX gene encoding GTPase HflX has translation MREKTIEHKKEKDQKERCILVGIATPKVRPWLATEQLAELGRLAETAGAEVVQSFLQRVQQFNAATLIGEGKVNQVKQALEENDAKMVVFDDDLSGSQVRNLEQRMPGIKVLDRTGLILDIFAKHAVTAESRLMVEVAQLQYMMPRLTGAWTHLCRQHNGGIGTKGPGETQLETDRRLIRKRIQELKKKLEKIEDARESQAENRNDIFHVGIVGYTNAGKSTLTNRLTGADVYVEDKLFATLDSTTRKLFLDGENIILSDTVGFIRKLPHNLIETFKSTLGVAAHADCILEVVDGSAPDYREHLEVTHKTLEGIISKDTPRLRVFNKVEVCDEARRNELLENYPEAIQVSARENIGMERLREAFREQLSNWHKKREAQAEKIKEEAESPWKSEEL, from the coding sequence ATGAGAGAAAAGACGATTGAGCACAAGAAAGAGAAAGACCAGAAGGAACGTTGCATTTTGGTTGGTATCGCCACTCCAAAAGTGCGTCCCTGGCTCGCCACCGAACAATTGGCGGAACTTGGTCGACTGGCAGAAACTGCCGGAGCTGAAGTTGTGCAAAGCTTTTTACAGAGGGTTCAGCAATTCAATGCCGCTACCCTTATTGGAGAAGGCAAGGTAAATCAGGTAAAACAAGCCCTTGAAGAAAACGACGCCAAGATGGTGGTTTTCGACGATGATCTATCCGGTTCCCAGGTCCGCAACCTGGAACAGAGAATGCCGGGAATCAAGGTCCTTGACCGCACAGGGTTAATCCTGGACATTTTCGCAAAGCATGCCGTTACCGCCGAAAGCCGCCTCATGGTAGAAGTGGCCCAGTTGCAGTATATGATGCCCCGCCTTACCGGTGCGTGGACCCACTTGTGTAGACAACATAACGGCGGTATTGGAACCAAGGGCCCTGGCGAAACCCAGCTGGAAACGGACCGTCGACTGATCCGCAAGCGCATACAGGAACTGAAGAAAAAACTTGAAAAAATCGAGGACGCCCGCGAAAGCCAGGCGGAAAACCGCAACGACATCTTTCACGTCGGCATCGTTGGTTACACCAACGCCGGTAAGAGTACTCTTACCAACCGGCTCACCGGTGCCGACGTCTACGTCGAAGACAAGCTCTTCGCCACTCTGGACAGCACCACCCGCAAGCTGTTCCTTGACGGCGAGAACATCATCCTCTCCGACACCGTGGGCTTTATCCGCAAACTCCCCCACAACCTGATCGAAACTTTCAAGAGCACCCTGGGAGTGGCCGCCCACGCCGACTGCATCCTGGAAGTGGTTGACGGAAGCGCACCCGACTACCGCGAACATCTGGAAGTCACCCACAAGACTCTGGAAGGTATCATCAGCAAGGACACACCCCGCCTCCGCGTATTCAACAAGGTGGAAGTCTGCGACGAAGCCCGCCGAAACGAACTGCTTGAAAACTATCCCGAAGCCATCCAGGTCAGCGCCCGCGAAAACATCGGCATGGAACGCCTGCGAGAAGCCTTCAGGGAGCAGCTATCCAACTGGCACAAGAAGCGAGAAGCACAAGCAGAAAAAATCAAGGAAGAAGCAGAATCACCGTGGAAGAGTGAAGAGTTATGA
- a CDS encoding phosphatidylglycerophosphatase A, whose product MNKEELKEKYGKKRVPHQWRGTDFISAQICTFFGSGMSPKAPGTMGSLAAAIVAYPMALLFAKIGTPDLGIRGTSAGLNSAFLIAAIFVFFAAIPFVKKAMKDTQTEDPGWIVIDEVCGIFMSLAFISNASILAHPWTLAVAFGLFRFFDILKPLGIHKFEAFPGAWGVMADDLLGGIYAGILMGAIAFGIGL is encoded by the coding sequence ATGAACAAAGAAGAACTTAAAGAAAAGTATGGCAAGAAGCGCGTCCCTCACCAGTGGCGCGGTACCGACTTCATCTCCGCACAGATTTGCACCTTTTTCGGTTCGGGCATGAGCCCCAAGGCCCCCGGCACCATGGGAAGCCTGGCCGCCGCCATCGTCGCCTACCCCATGGCATTGCTATTTGCCAAAATCGGCACACCCGACCTGGGCATCCGCGGAACATCCGCCGGTCTGAACAGCGCCTTCCTTATCGCCGCCATCTTCGTATTCTTCGCCGCCATCCCTTTTGTCAAGAAGGCCATGAAGGATACGCAGACCGAAGATCCGGGCTGGATTGTCATTGACGAAGTCTGCGGCATTTTCATGTCGTTAGCATTTATTTCTAATGCAAGTATACTCGCCCATCCCTGGACCCTTGCAGTGGCCTTCGGACTGTTCAGATTCTTCGACATCCTGAAGCCCCTAGGTATCCACAAGTTCGAAGCCTTCCCCGGAGCATGGGGCGTCATGGCAGATGACTTGCTGGGCGGTATTTACGCAGGCATCCTCATGGGCGCCATCGCATTCGGAATCGGACTTTAA
- a CDS encoding diguanylate cyclase — translation MKRFFEWLRSYILYACIDPREFPKIKAAMDRNNQAALHAFSRIAVVLFATALLLSRSFQIEVKIDQNFGYSFGLVLSLIIYFANYYLVPRKPRLLPWLIYLFDCVLFGFGFLLAFVCSPNQLTISLLVMFAIVPMFFTDRPYRLAILYFVLELLFIHLVKIFKPAEMVNLEIVNMVVYSSVGLILGTYMTRMKLERFVFEYRVNELTNQEQLTKYLKSISNIYVTMYHADLDTGMFMELRNDVDALKPYGAMGPHVEQMLHHGALQTVDPDFLENAKKFLDLGTLKERLKGKTTITHEFLSQSGMWCRARYVNVDFDKKDELPRYVIFAVENISEQKQREKALISQAETDAMTGLYNRNGGVSKIKEKMHDRLQGMLCLFDIDKFKSINDNYGHQAGDKVIVAVADAMQRTFRDVDVLLRLGGDEFMVFLSKVTNEELGAQAIGRFFTELNKVSIEGLEDYNIAVSLGATFFRGGKVDFDDLYRQADDCTYESKKIEGRSFTFWRG, via the coding sequence ATGAAACGATTTTTTGAATGGTTGCGCAGCTACATCCTGTATGCTTGTATTGATCCTAGGGAGTTTCCTAAGATTAAGGCGGCTATGGACCGTAATAACCAGGCGGCCCTTCATGCTTTTTCAAGGATCGCGGTGGTGCTGTTTGCTACGGCCCTGTTGCTTTCCCGTTCATTCCAGATTGAAGTTAAGATTGACCAGAATTTCGGTTACAGTTTTGGCCTGGTTCTATCGCTGATTATTTACTTCGCCAACTACTATCTGGTTCCCCGCAAGCCCAGGTTGCTGCCTTGGCTGATATACCTGTTTGACTGTGTTCTGTTCGGCTTTGGATTCCTGTTGGCCTTTGTATGTTCGCCAAACCAGCTGACCATTTCGCTTTTGGTCATGTTCGCCATCGTGCCCATGTTCTTTACAGACCGCCCTTATCGATTGGCGATCCTGTATTTCGTTTTGGAATTGCTGTTCATTCATCTTGTGAAGATTTTCAAGCCCGCCGAAATGGTGAATCTTGAAATTGTGAACATGGTGGTCTACAGTAGCGTGGGCTTGATTCTTGGAACCTACATGACCCGAATGAAGCTGGAACGTTTTGTGTTTGAGTATCGAGTTAATGAATTGACGAACCAGGAACAGCTGACGAAATATTTGAAGTCCATTTCCAATATTTACGTTACCATGTATCATGCAGACCTTGATACCGGGATGTTCATGGAACTTCGTAATGATGTAGATGCCCTGAAGCCTTATGGTGCCATGGGCCCTCATGTGGAGCAGATGTTACATCATGGTGCCTTGCAGACTGTGGATCCCGATTTTCTTGAAAACGCAAAGAAGTTCCTGGACTTAGGGACTTTGAAGGAACGTCTGAAAGGGAAGACGACCATTACTCATGAATTCCTTTCGCAGAGCGGGATGTGGTGCCGCGCCCGTTATGTGAACGTGGACTTTGACAAAAAAGATGAATTGCCCCGCTACGTGATTTTTGCGGTGGAAAATATCAGCGAACAGAAGCAGCGTGAAAAGGCCTTGATTTCCCAGGCGGAAACCGATGCCATGACTGGCCTTTACAACCGCAACGGTGGCGTTTCCAAGATCAAGGAAAAGATGCACGACCGCCTGCAGGGAATGCTTTGCCTGTTTGACATAGACAAGTTTAAGTCCATCAACGACAATTATGGCCACCAGGCTGGTGACAAGGTGATTGTGGCTGTAGCCGATGCCATGCAGAGGACCTTTCGTGACGTCGATGTGCTGCTGCGTCTAGGTGGCGATGAATTTATGGTATTCCTGAGCAAGGTGACCAACGAGGAGTTGGGTGCACAGGCCATTGGACGATTCTTTACGGAACTGAATAAGGTCTCTATTGAAGGCCTTGAAGATTACAATATTGCCGTAAGCCTTGGTGCCACCTTCTTTAGGGGCGGCAAGGTTGACTTTGATGACCTTTATCGACAGGCCGACGACTGTACCTACGAAAGTAAGAAAATCGAGGGCCGTTCCTTTACCTTCTGGCGCGGCTGA
- a CDS encoding ATP-dependent helicase produces the protein MNLLSKLDAEQREAVENTEGFIRVIAGAGSGKTRTLTHRYLYLARELGISPSNILCVTFTNKAAGEMKNRIRTMLKGDDSGYISTFHGFCVQFLREDIHVLNYPKEFMILDEDDQKTLLKKCYAELGLHLNDLKISSVMDFIGGRKANEADYVSLFADKDAEGLLELVEAAPDKWHRVYYRYLYEQRKNFALDFDDLILVTLYILERFPEKREKWAKRMMYVMVDEFQDIDGQQYRLAELLCSYHKNLFVVGDPDQTIYTWRGADVNRILDFDRHHEGCKTILLQNNYRSTPSILKIPDSVIKNNEFRIQKVLKPTRAGGKTPVFYHAKNTRKEAEWIVERIKQAIDNGVSPKDIAVLYRMHSQSRSVEEALMSSDLPYKVYSGIGFYQRQEVKDVLCYLRMLVYGDDLSFLRVVNTPKRMFGPKKQAILQNYATSRGLNLYDALLEIYVAAEAENAAVENDAVKPDLDCAAFMARTKVGEFVKLIEKYRGLYRDMAVSDVLTKMLRETGYEEMLRLDGDEDRLGNLAELKQGVMEFEKNFEEDATLDEYLQNIVLFTNSDGLGDGAGDGAGGSSDSSAESAEVRKDKVQLMTIHNAKGLEFPYVFVCGLNEGCFPVKRVKNKAQLEEERRLAYVALTRAENVLCISDSEDSAGGDVQCRYPSRFLLEMDMDDLDVVQGFTEEWYRAAKEHIAEVDRNRELGENLDGESGVDGVVGKKAPIAKFGEGDRVVHKIMGAGTVVGVDAENLYYEVKFDKIATHRAIQFDYPLQAEE, from the coding sequence ATGAATTTGCTTTCTAAACTAGACGCAGAACAGCGCGAGGCTGTTGAAAATACCGAGGGCTTTATTCGTGTGATTGCCGGGGCTGGTTCCGGCAAGACCCGCACGCTTACCCATCGCTATCTGTATCTGGCTAGGGAGCTGGGGATTTCTCCATCCAATATTCTTTGCGTTACCTTTACCAACAAGGCCGCCGGCGAAATGAAGAACCGAATTCGCACCATGCTCAAGGGCGACGATTCCGGTTATATTTCCACCTTCCACGGTTTTTGCGTACAGTTCCTTCGCGAAGATATTCATGTGCTGAATTATCCCAAGGAATTCATGATTCTTGACGAAGACGATCAGAAGACCTTGCTAAAGAAGTGCTATGCCGAACTGGGCCTGCACCTGAACGACCTTAAGATCAGTAGCGTCATGGATTTCATTGGCGGTCGCAAGGCCAACGAGGCGGATTATGTTTCCCTGTTTGCCGACAAGGATGCCGAAGGCCTTTTGGAATTGGTGGAGGCTGCGCCTGATAAGTGGCATCGGGTTTATTACCGCTACCTATATGAACAGCGCAAAAATTTTGCGCTGGATTTTGATGACCTCATTCTGGTAACGCTTTATATTCTGGAACGCTTCCCCGAAAAGCGGGAGAAGTGGGCCAAGCGCATGATGTATGTGATGGTGGATGAATTCCAGGATATTGACGGTCAGCAGTACCGCCTGGCGGAACTGCTTTGCAGCTACCACAAGAATCTTTTTGTTGTGGGGGACCCGGACCAGACGATTTATACCTGGCGGGGGGCCGATGTCAACCGCATTCTTGATTTTGACCGCCACCACGAAGGCTGCAAGACAATCCTTCTGCAGAACAATTACCGTTCGACGCCCTCGATCCTGAAAATCCCGGATTCCGTTATCAAGAATAACGAGTTCCGTATTCAGAAGGTGTTGAAGCCCACCAGGGCCGGCGGCAAGACGCCTGTGTTTTACCACGCCAAGAACACCCGCAAAGAGGCGGAATGGATTGTGGAACGGATCAAGCAGGCAATCGATAACGGCGTCAGTCCCAAGGATATCGCAGTCCTTTACCGTATGCATTCCCAGTCCCGCTCTGTAGAAGAAGCGCTGATGTCTTCGGACTTGCCTTACAAGGTTTACAGCGGTATCGGATTTTACCAGCGCCAGGAAGTGAAGGATGTGCTTTGCTACTTGCGTATGCTGGTATACGGCGACGACTTGAGTTTTTTGCGTGTGGTGAATACGCCCAAGCGCATGTTTGGCCCTAAGAAGCAGGCTATCTTGCAGAATTACGCCACTAGCCGCGGGCTGAATCTTTACGATGCCCTTCTAGAAATTTATGTGGCCGCCGAGGCGGAAAATGCCGCCGTCGAAAATGATGCTGTAAAGCCTGACCTGGATTGTGCCGCTTTCATGGCCCGCACCAAGGTGGGCGAGTTCGTCAAGCTGATCGAGAAGTACCGCGGGCTTTACCGCGATATGGCCGTCAGCGATGTGCTGACCAAGATGCTCCGCGAAACCGGCTACGAAGAAATGCTTCGCCTGGATGGTGACGAAGACCGCCTGGGTAACCTTGCCGAACTTAAGCAGGGCGTCATGGAGTTCGAAAAGAACTTCGAAGAAGATGCTACCCTTGATGAATACCTCCAGAACATCGTGCTGTTCACAAATAGCGATGGCTTGGGGGATGGAGCCGGCGATGGGGCGGGCGGTTCCTCTGACTCATCCGCTGAATCTGCAGAAGTCCGCAAGGATAAGGTTCAGCTCATGACCATCCACAACGCCAAGGGCCTGGAATTCCCTTATGTGTTTGTCTGCGGCCTTAACGAAGGCTGCTTCCCGGTAAAGCGAGTCAAGAACAAGGCTCAGCTAGAAGAGGAACGCCGTCTGGCCTATGTGGCTCTGACCCGCGCCGAAAATGTGCTGTGCATCAGCGATTCCGAAGATAGCGCCGGTGGCGATGTCCAATGTCGCTACCCGTCACGGTTCCTGCTGGAAATGGATATGGACGACCTGGATGTGGTTCAGGGTTTTACCGAGGAATGGTACCGCGCCGCCAAGGAACATATTGCCGAGGTGGATCGCAACCGCGAACTGGGCGAGAATCTGGATGGCGAATCCGGTGTAGATGGTGTTGTCGGCAAGAAAGCTCCCATTGCCAAGTTTGGGGAAGGGGACCGTGTCGTTCACAAGATTATGGGGGCGGGTACCGTGGTTGGTGTCGATGCCGAGAACTTATACTACGAAGTCAAGTTCGATAAGATTGCGACTCACAGGGCAATTCAGTTCGATTACCCTCTGCAAGCCGAAGAATAG